CGCCGCACTCGCGCCGCTTGTTCGAATCGGTGTGCGTCATGTCGTCCACGATCTGCGCGGTCAGCAGCGATTCGAGCAGGCCGACCGCGGCCATCGCCCCGGCATAGGGCGCGATGATCCGCAGCGTCTCCCACGTCAGCGGCACGTTGGGCAGGACAAGGCTGGGCAATCCTTCCGGCAATTGCCCCATGTCGCCCACGGTGTTGACCGGCAGGCCGAATGGAATTGCGATCGCCGACAGCACGATGATCGCCACCAGCGGCGAAGGCACGGCCTTCGTTACCAATGGCAGCAGGTAGATCATCGCCAGCCCGCCCGCGACCATCGCATATGTCTGCCACGACACATCGGTCAGCTGCGGCAACTGCGCCATGAAGATCAGGATCGCCAGCGCGTTGACGAAGCCGGTGATGACCGAGCGCGACACGAACTGCATCAACAGGTCGAGCCGCAGCAGCCCCGCGATAATCTGGAACACGCCCATCAGGATCGTCGCGGCGAACAGGTATTCGACACCGTGATCACGCACCAGCGGCCCGACCAACACCGCCACCGCCGCCGTCGCCGCGCTGATCATGCCGGGACGCCCCCCCGTAAACGAAATCACGATGGCGATCGCGACCGACGCATAGAGCCCGACGCGCGGATCGACGCCCGCGATGATCGAGAATCCGATCGCCTCGGGGATGAGGGCCAGTGCGACGACGATCCCGGCAAGGATGTCGGCACGGGGGTTTGCGAACCAGTCGCGCTTCAACGCTCCGGGTTGGGTCATGATCTTGCTTTCCGCTGTCCGGGCGCCGCGAAACGGGGGCCGCGCCGATTTATTGCGAGCGCGAACTGCCCCGCAATCCGCCGATTTGCAACCCTTGCGCACGAATCGCTTGTGCCGCGGAAGGGGTCTGGCAGTCTGTCGTGGCATGTATCTGGGGGATGTTCGATGCACGAAGGCGGCTGTCATTGCAGAGCGATCCGCTATTCCATCGCGGGCGAGATGGCGCACCACGCGCTGTGTCATTGTTCAGACTGCCGCCGATGCGCCGGGGCGACGCCAGTGGGATGGGTTGCTTTCAAGAGTGAAGGGCTGACCGTCACCTGCGGCTCACCCAAAGTCTATCGTTCTTCCGAAAACGTGGAGCGGCATTTCTGCGCCGATTGCGGCACTGGGCTGTTCTATTTCAACGAACCGATGCTGCCGGGGCTGGTCGATATCCAGTCCGCGACGCTGGACGATGCGGCGCACCTTGCTCCGCAGGCGCATATCATGATGGCCGAGGCCCTGCCGTGGCAAGAGACGGCGGGGGCGCTGCCGAAGTTTCAGAAGTTTCCCGGAATGGAGTGATGCGGATTATTCCGCCGCGTCGGACAGGTCTTCACGCTCGGCCTGCTGGCGCGTCCACATTTCGGCATATAGCCCGCCTTGCGCCAGAAGATCGGCATGGCTGCCGCTTTCGGCCAGGCGCCCCTGATCTAGCACGAGGATACGGTCGGCATCGGCCACCGTCGACAGGCGGTGCGCGATGGTCAGCGTCGTGCGGCTGCGAGCGACTGAACGCATCGTGGCAACAATGTCCTGCTCGGTCCGCGAATCGAGCGCGCTGGTGGCTTCGTCGAACAGGATGATCTCTGGGTTCTTGAGCAGGGTTCGCGCAATCGCGACGCGCTGCTTCTCCCCGCCAGAGAGTTTCAAGCCGCGTTCGCCCACCTCGGTCTCGTACCCTTCGGGCAGGCGTTCGATGAAATCGGCAATCGCCGCACCGCGTGCCGCCGCCTCGATCTCGCCCCGCGTCGCGCCTTCGCGGCCATAGGCAATGTTATAGCCGATGGTGTCGTTGAACAGCACCGAATCCTGCGGGACGATGCCGATATGGCTGCGCAGGCTTTCTTGCGTAACGCTCCGGATGTCCTTGCCGCCGATCAGGATGCGTCCGCCCTGCGGATCGTAGAAACGGAATAGCAGCCGTGCGAGAGTCGATTTTCCCGCGCCCGACGGACCAACGATAGCGACGCGTTCTCCGGCCTCGACCGCAAAGGACAGACCGTGCAGGATCTCGCGATTGTCCTCGTACCCGAAGCGCACTTTATCAAACACGACCGTTGCGCGGCGCAGGTCCAGGGCGTGGGCGTTCGGCGCGTCGGAGACTTCGACCGAGGTGTCCATCAACTTGAACATCTCGGCCATGTCGATCAGCCCTTGCCGAATCGTGCGATAGACCATGCCCAGCATATCGAGCGGGCGGAAAAGCTGCGTCAGATAGGTGTTCACCAGCACCAGGTCGCCAGTGGTCAACCGCCCCTGGCTCCACCCCCAGACTGTATAGGCCATGGCAAAGCCCATCAGCAGGTTCATGATGACCGCCTGCGCAATGTTGAGCAGGCCCAGCGAATTCTCGCTCTTCACCGCGGCATCGGCATAGGCGCGGGTCGCGCGGGCGTAACGATCCAGCTCGCGATGCTCTGCCCCGAAGTATTTCACAGTCTCGTAATTCAGCAATGAATCGACTGCGCGCGACAGGGCCTGTCCGTCCAGCGCATTCATCTCCATCCGCAGCTTCG
The sequence above is a segment of the Croceicoccus naphthovorans genome. Coding sequences within it:
- a CDS encoding SulP family inorganic anion transporter — protein: MTQPGALKRDWFANPRADILAGIVVALALIPEAIGFSIIAGVDPRVGLYASVAIAIVISFTGGRPGMISAATAAVAVLVGPLVRDHGVEYLFAATILMGVFQIIAGLLRLDLLMQFVSRSVITGFVNALAILIFMAQLPQLTDVSWQTYAMVAGGLAMIYLLPLVTKAVPSPLVAIIVLSAIAIPFGLPVNTVGDMGQLPEGLPSLVLPNVPLTWETLRIIAPYAGAMAAVGLLESLLTAQIVDDMTHTDSNKRRECGGQGVANIAASLVGGMGGCAMIGQSVINVTSGGRTRLSTLTAGVTLLILLAALGPWVGQIPMPALVAVMIMVSIGTFSWNSIPNLRHHPWPSSVVMLTTVVMVVATHDLSIGVLSGVLLSGIFFAAKVQRMFSVERVREADKAIYRVEGQIFFASVDRFQRALGPESGQPDPAGHVVIDVTRAHFWDISAVGALDKVVDRMRRNGRSVQVIGLNTASADLVDRYALTDKTGVEIGLAPH
- a CDS encoding GFA family protein, which produces MHEGGCHCRAIRYSIAGEMAHHALCHCSDCRRCAGATPVGWVAFKSEGLTVTCGSPKVYRSSENVERHFCADCGTGLFYFNEPMLPGLVDIQSATLDDAAHLAPQAHIMMAEALPWQETAGALPKFQKFPGME
- a CDS encoding ABCB family ABC transporter ATP-binding protein/permease: MPPDHASLKDADLNADWRVLQRFVPYLWPKDRPALRRRIVIAMIMVLLAKAVTLALPFAYKLAVDAMTTPSTAAAMGAMALVIAYAAGRFGNVLFNNLRNIAFERVGQDATRHLAEDVFARLHQLSLRFHLSRRTGEVTKTIERGTKSIDTMLYFMLFNIAPTIIELIAVAVIFYINFGWTLVTATAVTVVAYVLATRWITEWRTKLRMEMNALDGQALSRAVDSLLNYETVKYFGAEHRELDRYARATRAYADAAVKSENSLGLLNIAQAVIMNLLMGFAMAYTVWGWSQGRLTTGDLVLVNTYLTQLFRPLDMLGMVYRTIRQGLIDMAEMFKLMDTSVEVSDAPNAHALDLRRATVVFDKVRFGYEDNREILHGLSFAVEAGERVAIVGPSGAGKSTLARLLFRFYDPQGGRILIGGKDIRSVTQESLRSHIGIVPQDSVLFNDTIGYNIAYGREGATRGEIEAAARGAAIADFIERLPEGYETEVGERGLKLSGGEKQRVAIARTLLKNPEIILFDEATSALDSRTEQDIVATMRSVARSRTTLTIAHRLSTVADADRILVLDQGRLAESGSHADLLAQGGLYAEMWTRQQAEREDLSDAAE